The stretch of DNA GTACTTATCCACTTATTCACAACTACTACTATAACTGTTACTAACTTATTATTTTATTATATTAAGGTGATTATTATGCATTTTACTGCCCCCAGAGAAAAATTAAATACCTTGATACAGACAGCCCAAAAGGCAGTTTCCCAACGCAGCCCAATGCCACTGCTCACTTGTCTGTACTTCGAAACTAAAGATAATCTATTATTTTTATCATCCACTGATCTGGAGTTTGGCATTCGCTGTACCATGCCCGTATCTACAATTATAAGTGGAGCAACTGCTATCCCAGCTAAATATGTAGCAAATTTATTTACACGATTACCAGATGTGGACATAAACGTTAAGTGTGATATATCCAGCAATACCACAACATTTATGTATGGTGACTCGGAAGTAGTATTAAATGGCTATCCCGCTGATGAATTTCCAGTGTTTCCCTCTTTACCGGACAAGCCTACCCTGGTATTAAAACAGGGTCAATTTAAGAATATGATAAAACATGTAATTTTTGCTGTTTCTACCGAAGAGCACCGACCTGTGTTCACAGGAGTTAATATTCAGGTTTCTTCAAAGGGTGTTATTTCCATGGTTGCAACAGATACAAGAAGGCTAGCATTATACGAAGAAGACCTGGATATGTCACCGGATTTAACCCAAATAATAAATATTATCGTACCTGGTAAAACTCTTAATGAGCTTTTTAAAATATTAGAATCCATCGATGATAATCTTTATATATACGTCACAGAGAATAAAGTGTTTTTTGTTATTGATAATATTTGTATAATGTCACGACTTATTGCCGGTCAGTTTCCTGATTATAAGATTGTTATACCTGAAAATTATATTTGTGAAGTAAGAACATCTGTAAGTAATTTGTTGGAAGCTGCTGAAAGAGTTTCTCTACTGGTTAATACTAAAAGAAATGTATTTAATATAAACTTTAAGCCTGACGGAATGATGATTTACTTTTATACTGAAACCGGCCGAATAAGGGAAGAATTGGATGCTAATTTTTCTGGGGATCCCCTGGACGTTGGTTTCAATGTGCGATTTTTTATTGATGTTTTGAAATCAATCGATAATGATGAAGTTATTATTAAATTAAGCGGCCAAGACAGCCCATCTCTATTAAAACCTGTTGGTGATGATAGATACTTTTCCATTCTTGTACCGGCCGTATCTCAAGGATGATATTAAATGGTTAATAAAATTTTTATAAATAAACAAATAAAACTTGATCAATTTTT from Desulfoscipio gibsoniae DSM 7213 encodes:
- the dnaN gene encoding DNA polymerase III subunit beta; amino-acid sequence: MHFTAPREKLNTLIQTAQKAVSQRSPMPLLTCLYFETKDNLLFLSSTDLEFGIRCTMPVSTIISGATAIPAKYVANLFTRLPDVDINVKCDISSNTTTFMYGDSEVVLNGYPADEFPVFPSLPDKPTLVLKQGQFKNMIKHVIFAVSTEEHRPVFTGVNIQVSSKGVISMVATDTRRLALYEEDLDMSPDLTQIINIIVPGKTLNELFKILESIDDNLYIYVTENKVFFVIDNICIMSRLIAGQFPDYKIVIPENYICEVRTSVSNLLEAAERVSLLVNTKRNVFNINFKPDGMMIYFYTETGRIREELDANFSGDPLDVGFNVRFFIDVLKSIDNDEVIIKLSGQDSPSLLKPVGDDRYFSILVPAVSQG